One window of the Spirochaetota bacterium genome contains the following:
- the umuD gene encoding translesion error-prone DNA polymerase V autoproteolytic subunit, which yields MAIKAGFPSPADDYVEKTLDLNEHLIRHPAATFFVRVSGDSMAPLINHGDILVVDRALTPSSGSIVIAAVNGELTVKRLLLQNGIPMLVPDNDSYEPVALTPEADCTLWGVVIHIIRTVV from the coding sequence ATGGCAATCAAGGCTGGTTTTCCATCGCCGGCGGATGACTACGTTGAAAAAACGCTGGATTTGAACGAGCACCTTATTCGCCATCCGGCGGCCACATTCTTTGTGCGCGTTTCGGGTGATTCAATGGCACCGCTGATTAATCACGGCGATATTCTGGTGGTGGACAGGGCTCTGACCCCATCAAGTGGTAGCATAGTCATTGCAGCAGTAAACGGCGAGCTTACCGTAAAGCGCCTGCTGTTACAAAACGGCATTCCTATGTTGGTACCCGACAATGACAGCTATGAGCCTGTTGCTCTGACCCCAGAGGCGGATTGCACGCTGTGGGGAGTGGTCATTCACATTATCCGAACGGTGGTATGA
- a CDS encoding DUF4113 domain-containing protein, whose product MQAVDSVNREHGRGTVYFASEGVVRPWSMKRRYLSPRYTTHWDEIPVVT is encoded by the coding sequence ATGCAGGCAGTTGACAGCGTTAACCGTGAACATGGCCGCGGTACAGTGTATTTTGCCTCAGAGGGTGTGGTGCGGCCGTGGTCAATGAAACGGCGATATCTTTCGCCGCGCTATACTACGCACTGGGATGAGATACCTGTTGTTACGTGA
- a CDS encoding diguanylate cyclase, whose protein sequence is MNIDEYTQSLLDSLNDGIYILDKNRKILFWNKAAESITGFTADEVIGKSCSENILRHIDMEGKQLCHYSCPMLLSINNAQTVETDVYLHHKEGYRLLVHVKGIPWYANGAQIGAIEIFYPMLFLQQKIKQDLVKLALIDPLTGVFNRRGFESIYYPRYLEMKVSKPSTAILFFDVDNFKKLNDIYGHDCGDAVLKTVAHTLLHNVRTYDIVARWGGEEFIVVLFIESHQSAVTIATKLCTLIANAFLEYNGTTVTVTASCGATLLHENEHITTAISRADTLMYTAKKNGKNQVYHDIT, encoded by the coding sequence ATGAATATTGATGAATACACCCAATCACTGCTAGATTCGCTAAATGATGGAATTTATATACTTGATAAAAACAGAAAAATTTTATTCTGGAATAAAGCCGCCGAATCTATCACAGGCTTTACTGCAGACGAAGTTATTGGCAAATCATGCAGTGAAAACATACTTCGCCATATAGACATGGAAGGCAAGCAACTGTGCCATTATTCATGTCCAATGCTATTATCTATTAATAATGCGCAAACTGTTGAAACCGATGTTTACCTTCATCATAAAGAAGGCTACCGGCTACTTGTACATGTTAAGGGAATACCCTGGTATGCAAATGGAGCACAAATAGGAGCCATTGAGATCTTTTATCCTATGTTGTTTCTTCAACAGAAGATAAAACAGGATCTTGTCAAATTAGCGTTGATAGATCCCTTAACAGGTGTGTTTAACCGAAGAGGCTTTGAAAGTATCTATTATCCACGTTATTTAGAAATGAAGGTATCAAAACCATCTACTGCTATACTTTTTTTTGACGTTGATAATTTCAAAAAACTTAACGACATTTATGGTCATGACTGTGGCGATGCAGTTCTCAAAACTGTTGCACACACATTATTACATAACGTAAGGACATACGATATTGTTGCACGCTGGGGTGGTGAGGAATTTATTGTTGTGTTATTTATTGAAAGCCATCAATCAGCAGTAACTATCGCCACCAAGCTTTGTACGCTGATTGCAAATGCATTTCTTGAATACAATGGCACTACTGTAACTGTGACTGCTTCGTGTGGTGCCACCTTGCTCCATGAGAATGAACACATTACCACTGCCATTTCACGAGCTGATACATTAATGTACACCGCAAAGAAAAATGGCAAAAACCAGGTGTATCACGACATCACGTAA